One Natrinema marinum genomic window carries:
- the btuC gene encoding vitamin B12 ABC transporter permease BtuC: MNRSVRTAAWSTGLFVLLVAVVLTSAALGPVRIDLVTVAMAMLNAIVVPSGVTVGSASLPVLGVPVPIPVLEYAPLFSFDVPATRQIIVEDIRLPRIILAATVGLALAAAGTVMQGFFRNPLADPSIIGVSSGAAAGAVAAIAFPAVLPFGSLHLWAFAGALATAFLVYAIATDGGRTPVATLLLAGVAVQAFLGALISYMLVHSGDSLRQAVYWMMGHLNNSQWSDVKFALPITLLGLLVLCTYRRELNVLLLGEEDAHHLGVEVERTKLLLLALASIVTAAGVAVAGVIGFVGLVVPHIMRLIVGPDHRILLPTSALAGASFLVATDTLARSGPAVVPVGIITAALGAPFFLFLLIRREVHSL; the protein is encoded by the coding sequence ATGAACCGATCGGTCCGAACGGCGGCGTGGTCGACGGGGCTGTTCGTCCTGCTCGTCGCCGTCGTCCTCACCAGTGCGGCACTTGGACCGGTCAGGATCGACCTCGTGACCGTCGCGATGGCGATGTTGAACGCGATCGTCGTCCCTTCGGGCGTAACCGTCGGCAGCGCATCGCTTCCCGTCCTCGGCGTTCCCGTTCCGATTCCCGTCCTCGAGTACGCGCCCCTATTCTCGTTCGATGTCCCGGCGACGCGCCAGATCATCGTCGAGGATATTCGGCTTCCCCGGATCATACTCGCGGCGACGGTCGGGCTCGCACTCGCGGCTGCGGGAACGGTGATGCAGGGGTTCTTCCGGAATCCGCTGGCGGATCCGTCGATCATCGGGGTCTCCTCGGGTGCGGCCGCGGGCGCGGTCGCCGCGATCGCGTTTCCGGCGGTGCTTCCGTTCGGGAGCCTCCACCTCTGGGCGTTCGCCGGCGCGCTCGCGACGGCGTTTCTCGTCTACGCCATCGCGACCGACGGCGGGCGGACACCGGTCGCGACGCTTCTGCTCGCCGGCGTCGCGGTGCAGGCCTTCCTCGGCGCGCTGATCTCGTACATGCTCGTTCACAGCGGCGACTCGCTCAGACAGGCCGTCTACTGGATGATGGGGCATCTCAACAACAGCCAGTGGAGCGACGTGAAGTTCGCCCTGCCGATCACGCTGCTCGGGCTCCTCGTCCTCTGTACGTACCGTCGGGAACTGAACGTCCTCCTGCTCGGCGAGGAGGACGCCCACCACCTCGGCGTCGAGGTCGAACGGACCAAACTGCTCCTCTTGGCGCTCGCGAGTATCGTCACCGCCGCCGGCGTCGCGGTCGCAGGCGTCATCGGTTTCGTCGGCCTCGTCGTGCCACACATCATGCGGCTCATCGTCGGCCCGGACCACAGAATCCTGCTGCCGACCAGCGCGCTAGCGGGCGCGTCTTTCCTCGTGGCGACCGATACGCTTGCTCGGTCGGGACCGGCCGTCGTTCCGGTCGGCATCATCACAGCAGCGCTCGGTGCCCCCTTCTTCCTGTTTCTTCTCATCCGCCGGGAGGTGCACTCGCTGTGA
- a CDS encoding PGF-CTERM-anchored ABC transporter substrate-binding protein — MRRHVPVLLAVLLIVSAFAPAAAGQSNAESESTVECEFPLEMTDATGETITLEERPDSIVALQASDAQTVFEIGAEGNLTGMAYSSATGNLERGDRANVGNGFEINHEQVISLEPDLVLAASITSDEDIEQLRSAGLTVYKFERAESLEDVKENVRTTGKLTGECDGAEETVDWMNEQLAIVERTLENVDRPTAYYAMGDGYTAGSGTFIDEVLTTAGVENMAAEVGIESYGQVNPETVVNENPDWIIYPDDRESPPIHESVQATAAYQNDNTIAVNANHISQPAPQVVSAVVSIVETVHPEAYAEAEAELEVSAGNGTESDNESTDDESSGESAIPGFGVPAAAVALLATAGFVTRRR; from the coding sequence ATGCGACGACACGTACCCGTACTACTGGCCGTACTGCTTATCGTCTCCGCGTTCGCGCCCGCCGCAGCCGGGCAGTCGAACGCGGAGTCCGAATCGACCGTCGAGTGCGAGTTCCCGCTCGAAATGACTGACGCCACGGGCGAGACGATCACGCTCGAGGAGCGACCCGACTCGATCGTGGCGCTCCAGGCCAGCGACGCCCAGACGGTCTTCGAAATCGGGGCCGAAGGAAATCTGACGGGAATGGCCTACAGCAGCGCGACCGGAAACCTCGAGCGCGGCGACCGCGCGAACGTCGGGAACGGCTTCGAGATCAATCACGAGCAGGTAATCTCCCTCGAGCCCGACCTCGTGCTGGCGGCGAGCATAACGAGCGACGAGGACATCGAGCAACTTCGTAGCGCCGGGCTCACCGTCTACAAGTTCGAGAGAGCCGAATCGCTCGAGGACGTCAAAGAAAACGTCCGAACCACCGGGAAACTCACCGGCGAGTGCGACGGTGCCGAAGAGACCGTCGACTGGATGAACGAACAACTCGCGATCGTCGAACGGACGCTCGAAAACGTGGACCGCCCGACGGCGTACTACGCGATGGGCGACGGCTACACCGCCGGATCGGGGACGTTCATCGACGAGGTGCTGACGACCGCCGGCGTCGAAAACATGGCCGCCGAGGTGGGTATCGAGTCCTACGGCCAGGTCAACCCCGAAACGGTCGTCAACGAGAACCCCGACTGGATCATCTACCCGGACGACAGGGAGAGCCCGCCGATCCACGAATCGGTGCAGGCGACGGCCGCCTACCAGAACGACAACACCATCGCGGTGAACGCAAACCACATCAGCCAGCCCGCGCCGCAGGTCGTCAGCGCGGTCGTGAGCATCGTCGAGACCGTCCACCCCGAGGCCTACGCGGAAGCGGAGGCCGAACTCGAGGTATCCGCCGGAAACGGTACCGAGAGCGATAACGAATCGACCGACGACGAGAGCAGTGGCGAGAGCGCTATCCCCGGATTCGGCGTCCCCGCCGCCGCCGTCGCCCTGCTGGCCACCGCTGGATTCGTCACGCGCCGACGATAA